One Mesorhizobium sp. J428 DNA segment encodes these proteins:
- a CDS encoding dihydrofolate reductase: MDVVIHAAVAENGVIGADGGLPWRLSSDLKRFKAGTMGRPVIMGRKTFEGIGKPLPGRLNIVVTRDRSWAHEGVETAGSLDEAIRLATVRARCMTGVDEIAVIGGGEIYAQAMPLADRLHITHVLAEPAGDTRFPAIDAALWTAKACEDVPAGERDSHATRYCVYERKPG, encoded by the coding sequence ATGGACGTCGTCATCCACGCGGCCGTTGCCGAGAACGGCGTGATTGGCGCCGACGGCGGCCTGCCGTGGCGGTTGTCGAGCGATCTGAAGCGCTTCAAGGCCGGCACGATGGGCCGGCCGGTGATCATGGGTCGCAAAACGTTCGAGGGGATCGGCAAGCCGCTACCGGGCCGCCTGAACATCGTCGTCACGCGCGACCGCAGCTGGGCGCACGAGGGTGTCGAGACGGCGGGCTCGCTGGACGAGGCGATACGCCTGGCGACGGTGCGCGCGCGCTGCATGACCGGCGTCGACGAGATCGCGGTGATCGGCGGCGGCGAGATCTACGCCCAGGCGATGCCGCTCGCCGACCGGCTGCACATCACCCACGTGCTCGCCGAGCCCGCCGGAGATACGCGTTTTCCGGCGATCGATGCCGCTTTGTGGACGGCGAAAGCCTGTGAGGATGTTCCCGCCGGAGAGCGCGACAGCCATGCGACGCGTTATTGCGTCTACGAGCGCAAACCGGGGTGA
- the hflK gene encoding FtsH protease activity modulator HflK, with the protein MPWNNQSGGGGGPWGGGGNGGGPWGQGPRGPGGPQNTPPDLEEIIRRGQDRLKNALPGGGGFNPAFVALGIAALVALWGFQSIYTVQPDEVAVELRFGKPKEELSRPGLHFHWWPIETVEIAKTAERLVNIGEDRGNNASGLMLSGDQNIVNVKFSVAYQVADPRQFLFNVAEPEEMVRQVAESAMREAVGRRPAQDIFRDDRQGIADSVRTIIQATLDQYQSGLVVNAISIEDAAPPREVADAFDEVQRAEQDEDRFVEESNQYSNQKLGQARGEAAQVREEAAAYKNRVVQEAEGEAQRFISVYDEYAKAPDVTRKRLFLETMEKVYGGANKVIVEQGSGQGVVPYLPLPELQRRAAGGNN; encoded by the coding sequence ATGCCCTGGAACAATCAGAGCGGTGGCGGCGGCGGCCCGTGGGGTGGCGGCGGTAACGGCGGAGGCCCGTGGGGCCAGGGTCCGCGCGGACCCGGAGGACCACAGAACACACCGCCTGACCTCGAAGAGATCATCCGACGCGGCCAGGACCGCCTGAAGAACGCGCTTCCGGGCGGCGGCGGCTTCAATCCGGCCTTCGTCGCACTGGGCATCGCCGCGCTGGTGGCGCTCTGGGGCTTCCAGTCGATCTATACCGTCCAGCCCGACGAGGTGGCCGTCGAGCTCCGCTTCGGCAAGCCGAAGGAAGAGCTGTCGCGGCCGGGCCTGCATTTCCACTGGTGGCCGATCGAGACGGTCGAGATCGCCAAGACGGCCGAGCGGCTGGTGAACATCGGCGAGGACCGCGGCAACAACGCCTCCGGCCTGATGCTCTCGGGCGACCAGAACATCGTCAACGTCAAGTTCTCGGTTGCATACCAGGTGGCCGATCCGCGCCAGTTCCTGTTCAACGTGGCCGAGCCCGAGGAAATGGTGCGCCAGGTGGCCGAGAGCGCGATGCGCGAGGCCGTCGGCCGCCGCCCGGCGCAGGACATCTTCCGCGACGACCGCCAGGGCATCGCGGATTCCGTGCGCACCATCATCCAGGCGACGCTCGACCAGTATCAGTCCGGCCTGGTGGTCAACGCGATCTCGATCGAGGACGCCGCACCGCCGCGCGAAGTGGCCGACGCGTTCGACGAGGTGCAGCGCGCCGAACAGGACGAGGACCGCTTCGTCGAGGAATCGAACCAGTATTCCAACCAGAAGCTCGGCCAGGCGCGCGGTGAGGCTGCGCAGGTCCGCGAAGAGGCCGCCGCCTACAAGAACCGTGTCGTCCAGGAGGCCGAGGGTGAGGCGCAGCGCTTCATCTCCGTCTACGACGAATATGCCAAGGCTCCCGACGTGACGCGCAAGCGCCTCTTCCTCGAGACGATGGAGAAGGTCTATGGCGGCGCGAACAAGGTGATCGTCGAGCAGGGCAGCGGCCAGGGCGTCGTGCCCTATCTGCCGTTGCCCGAACTGCAGCGCCGCGCGGCCGGAGGAAACAACTGA
- the hflC gene encoding protease modulator HflC, translating into MANRLTAIAVAAVILLLIAFSSFFIVNERQQAIVLRFGEIVDVKREPGIYFKAPFGFLDADTVQIIDDRLLRFDLDDIRVQVSGGKFYEVDAFVAFRIQDPRVFRQAVSGDVQLAEQRLRTRLDAALRRVYGLRGFESALSEERASMMREVRDQLRPDATSLGLAIEDVRIRRTDLTQEVSQQTYDRMKAERLAEAERLRARGREAAQRIRARADREVVEIVAEANKESEILRGEGEAQRNGIFADAFQRDPAFFEFYRSMAAYSAALQNSGTTMVLSPDSEFFKYFQDSTGGPAAPAPAPGAASATPAPAAQ; encoded by the coding sequence ATGGCCAACCGTCTCACGGCAATCGCGGTCGCAGCCGTCATTCTGCTGCTCATCGCATTCTCTTCCTTCTTCATCGTCAACGAGCGCCAGCAGGCGATCGTGCTGCGCTTCGGCGAGATCGTCGACGTCAAGCGGGAGCCGGGCATCTACTTCAAGGCGCCGTTCGGCTTCCTCGACGCCGACACAGTGCAGATCATCGACGACCGCCTGCTGCGCTTCGACCTCGACGACATCCGCGTCCAGGTCTCGGGCGGCAAGTTCTACGAAGTCGACGCCTTCGTCGCGTTCCGCATCCAGGACCCGAGGGTGTTCCGTCAGGCCGTGTCCGGCGACGTGCAACTGGCCGAGCAGCGGCTGCGCACGCGTCTCGACGCGGCGCTGCGCCGGGTCTACGGCCTGCGCGGCTTCGAATCGGCGCTCTCGGAAGAGCGCGCCTCGATGATGCGCGAGGTACGCGACCAACTTCGTCCCGACGCCACATCGCTCGGCCTCGCGATCGAGGACGTGCGCATCCGCCGCACCGACCTCACCCAGGAAGTCTCGCAGCAGACCTACGACCGCATGAAGGCCGAGCGTCTCGCCGAGGCGGAGCGGCTGAGGGCGCGCGGCCGAGAGGCGGCGCAGCGCATCCGTGCCCGCGCCGATCGCGAGGTGGTCGAGATCGTCGCCGAGGCCAACAAGGAGTCCGAGATCCTGCGAGGCGAGGGCGAAGCCCAGCGCAACGGGATCTTCGCCGACGCCTTCCAGCGCGACCCGGCCTTCTTCGAGTTCTACCGCTCGATGGCGGCCTATTCGGCAGCGCTGCAGAATTCCGGCACGACGATGGTGCTGTCGCCGGATTCGGAGTTCTTCAAATATTTCCAGGACTCGACCGGCGGTCCCGCCGCCCCGGCGCCCGCGCCGGGCGCCGCGAGCGCCACCCCCGCGCCGGCCGCCCAGTAA
- a CDS encoding DUF2065 domain-containing protein, translating to MQDFLAAVGLVLVIEGLLYGGFPALAKRMAAEATQAPENLLRITGLLAIAAGVFIVWLVRG from the coding sequence GTGCAGGATTTCCTGGCAGCTGTCGGGCTTGTGCTCGTCATCGAAGGCCTCCTTTACGGAGGCTTTCCTGCTTTGGCGAAGCGGATGGCCGCGGAGGCCACACAGGCGCCGGAGAATCTGCTACGGATCACCGGTCTTCTCGCGATCGCTGCCGGTGTCTTCATCGTCTGGCTGGTGCGCGGATAA
- a CDS encoding DegQ family serine endoprotease gives MNAATSFVRIRRAVGASLMAGALGLAALPAAVAPAGAQQLAVQPQGPASVADLAERLLESVVNISTSQTVAGSDEPGVKPPELPEGSPFQDFFDDYFKNRRGEGGGSQKVQSLGSGFVLDAEAGIIVTNNHVIADADEIEVNFSDGSKLKATLKGRDTKTDLAVLEVDPKLKKLKAVSFGDSDKVRVGDWVMAIGNPFGLGGTVTVGIVSARNRDINAGPYDDFIQTDAAINRGNSGGPLFNMQGEVIGINTAIISPSGGSIGIGFSIPAKMASGVVSQLREFGQTSRGWLGVRIQEVSDEIAESLGMDSAKGALVSGVIKGGPVDNGSVQAGDVIVKFDGRDIKAMNDLPRAVAESPVGKTVEIVIVREGKEQTVQVTLGRLEDGEKLASNDESAGKLEQGEDAPVSTASVLGMTVGELDDQLRAQFGISEDVTGVVVTEVSPNSPAAEKGVVAGDVIAEIAQESVSTPKDVLDRINALKGQGRKSALLMLASKSGELRFVPVPMN, from the coding sequence ATGAACGCAGCCACCTCTTTCGTCCGCATCCGTCGCGCCGTCGGCGCCTCGCTGATGGCGGGCGCCCTCGGCCTCGCAGCACTTCCGGCCGCGGTGGCGCCCGCCGGAGCGCAGCAGCTTGCCGTCCAGCCGCAGGGCCCGGCATCGGTTGCCGACCTCGCCGAGCGGCTGCTCGAATCGGTCGTGAACATCTCGACCTCGCAGACGGTGGCAGGCAGCGACGAGCCGGGCGTGAAGCCGCCGGAACTGCCCGAGGGGTCGCCGTTCCAGGACTTCTTCGACGACTATTTCAAGAACCGGCGCGGCGAGGGCGGCGGCAGCCAGAAGGTGCAGTCGCTCGGCTCCGGCTTCGTGCTCGATGCCGAGGCCGGCATCATCGTGACCAACAACCACGTGATCGCCGATGCCGACGAGATTGAGGTGAACTTCTCCGACGGCTCGAAGCTCAAGGCGACGCTGAAGGGCCGCGACACCAAGACCGACCTCGCGGTGCTGGAGGTCGACCCGAAGCTGAAGAAGCTCAAGGCCGTGAGCTTCGGCGATTCCGACAAGGTGCGCGTCGGCGACTGGGTGATGGCGATCGGCAATCCGTTCGGTCTCGGCGGCACGGTCACCGTCGGCATCGTTTCGGCGCGCAACCGCGACATCAATGCCGGCCCCTATGACGACTTCATCCAGACCGACGCCGCGATCAACCGCGGCAATTCGGGCGGGCCGCTGTTCAACATGCAGGGCGAAGTCATCGGCATCAACACCGCGATCATCTCGCCGTCGGGCGGCTCGATCGGCATCGGCTTCTCGATTCCCGCGAAGATGGCGTCGGGCGTGGTGAGCCAGCTGCGTGAATTCGGCCAGACCTCGCGCGGCTGGCTCGGCGTGCGCATCCAGGAAGTGTCGGACGAGATCGCCGAGAGCCTCGGCATGGACAGCGCCAAGGGCGCGCTGGTTTCCGGCGTGATCAAGGGCGGGCCGGTCGACAACGGCTCGGTGCAGGCCGGTGACGTGATCGTGAAGTTCGACGGACGCGACATCAAGGCGATGAACGACCTGCCGCGCGCCGTGGCCGAAAGCCCGGTCGGCAAGACGGTCGAGATCGTCATCGTCCGGGAGGGCAAGGAGCAGACCGTCCAGGTAACGCTCGGACGGCTCGAGGACGGCGAGAAGCTCGCATCGAACGACGAGAGCGCCGGCAAGCTGGAGCAGGGCGAGGACGCCCCCGTGTCCACCGCGAGCGTGCTCGGCATGACGGTGGGCGAGCTGGACGACCAGCTGCGTGCCCAGTTCGGCATTTCGGAGGACGTGACCGGCGTGGTCGTGACCGAAGTGAGCCCGAACTCGCCGGCGGCCGAGAAGGGCGTGGTGGCGGGCGACGTGATCGCCGAGATCGCGCAGGAATCGGTATCGACGCCGAAGGACGTGCTAGACCGAATCAACGCGCTGAAGGGCCAGGGCCGCAAGAGCGCGCTTTTGATGCTCGCCTCCAAATCGGGCGAGCTGCGCTTCGTGCCGGTGCCGATGAACTGA
- the serB gene encoding phosphoserine phosphatase SerB has protein sequence MTSLVATLISHPSRPALTADLANSACRAVGASAADWLAEGIACDILLPEDLSAADATAALASALSGAGADIAVQDVHNRRKQLLIADMDSTMIDQECIDELADLVGLKDHVAAITARSMNGEIAFEPALRERVALLKGLPSSVVGDVIEKRITLASGGKALVRTMRAHGAWTALVSGGFTVFTGPVAAMIGFDENIANILHEADGKLAGTVAEPILGRAAKAEALTSISARLGITPAEAIAVGDGANDLDMLRLAGTGVALHAKPAVAAQAKIRIDHGDLTALLYLQGYRHSDFRD, from the coding sequence ATGACCTCTCTCGTTGCCACCTTGATCTCGCATCCCTCGCGGCCCGCGCTCACCGCCGACCTCGCGAATAGCGCCTGCCGCGCCGTCGGCGCAAGCGCGGCCGACTGGCTGGCGGAGGGCATCGCCTGCGACATCCTGCTTCCCGAGGACCTTTCCGCCGCCGATGCAACCGCCGCCCTCGCAAGCGCCCTGTCCGGCGCCGGCGCGGATATCGCGGTGCAGGACGTGCACAATCGCCGCAAGCAACTTCTGATTGCCGACATGGATTCCACCATGATCGACCAGGAATGCATCGACGAGCTCGCCGACCTCGTCGGCTTGAAAGACCATGTCGCGGCCATCACAGCGCGTTCGATGAACGGCGAGATCGCCTTCGAGCCGGCGCTGCGCGAGCGCGTCGCGCTCCTGAAGGGCCTGCCGTCGAGCGTCGTCGGCGACGTGATCGAAAAGCGCATCACCCTCGCCTCGGGCGGCAAGGCTCTGGTGCGCACCATGCGCGCCCACGGCGCCTGGACCGCGCTCGTCTCCGGCGGTTTCACGGTGTTCACCGGCCCGGTCGCCGCGATGATCGGCTTTGATGAGAACATCGCCAACATCCTGCACGAAGCGGACGGCAAGCTCGCCGGCACCGTCGCGGAGCCGATCCTCGGCCGCGCGGCCAAGGCCGAGGCGCTGACGTCGATCTCGGCGCGCCTCGGCATCACGCCGGCCGAGGCCATCGCCGTCGGCGACGGAGCGAACGATCTCGACATGCTGCGGCTGGCTGGCACCGGCGTCGCGTTGCACGCCAAGCCCGCGGTCGCCGCGCAGGCGAAGATCCGCATCGACCACGGCGACCTCACCGCCCTGCTCTACCTGCAAGGCTACCGCCACTCCGATTTCCGCGACTGA
- the miaA gene encoding tRNA (adenosine(37)-N6)-dimethylallyltransferase MiaA, with protein sequence MEDSGAAGGGLPLRGAVLIAGPTASGKSALALEVARRIGGAIVNADSMQVYDVLRVLTARPDAADLSAAPHHLYGHVDPATLYSTGEWTRDVERLAARGGLGGRRPIFVGGTGLYFRALLGGLSEMPQIPPAIREGWRERLVREGAARLHEILAERDAEAAAGLRPTDGQRIARALEVLDASGRSIRHWQSRTAAPLVDPGSATRIVLDIDRALLHRRIDARVKRMVEEGAVEEVRRLRALKLDPALPAMKAIGVPEFAEVLDGARGLADAISRVQAATRQYAKRQLTWFRNQLGPEWRRLAAVEGDHFLADLEAG encoded by the coding sequence ATGGAGGATTCCGGCGCGGCGGGCGGCGGACTGCCGCTCAGGGGCGCGGTCCTGATAGCGGGACCGACGGCGAGCGGCAAGTCGGCTCTGGCGCTTGAGGTGGCGCGGCGGATTGGCGGCGCGATCGTCAATGCGGATTCGATGCAGGTCTATGACGTGCTGCGGGTGCTGACCGCGCGGCCGGATGCGGCGGACCTGAGCGCAGCTCCCCATCACCTCTATGGCCATGTCGACCCCGCGACGCTCTATTCGACAGGGGAATGGACCCGCGACGTCGAGCGGCTCGCCGCGAGGGGCGGGCTGGGGGGACGCCGGCCGATTTTCGTGGGCGGGACCGGGCTTTATTTCCGAGCGCTGCTCGGTGGCCTGTCGGAAATGCCGCAGATTCCGCCCGCAATCAGGGAAGGCTGGCGCGAGCGCCTGGTGCGCGAAGGGGCCGCGCGGCTGCACGAGATCCTGGCGGAGCGGGATGCCGAGGCCGCGGCGGGCCTGCGCCCGACGGACGGCCAGCGGATCGCCCGCGCGCTGGAAGTTCTTGACGCGTCGGGTCGTTCGATCCGGCACTGGCAGTCGCGGACGGCGGCGCCGCTTGTCGATCCGGGCAGCGCCACACGCATCGTGCTCGACATCGACCGGGCGCTGCTGCACCGCCGGATCGATGCCCGGGTCAAGCGGATGGTTGAGGAGGGCGCGGTGGAGGAGGTGCGGCGTCTGCGCGCGCTCAAGCTCGATCCAGCCCTGCCGGCAATGAAGGCGATTGGCGTGCCGGAGTTCGCCGAGGTGCTGGACGGGGCGCGCGGGCTGGCCGACGCGATTTCGCGGGTCCAGGCCGCGACGCGGCAATATGCCAAGCGACAGCTCACCTGGTTCCGCAACCAATTGGGGCCCGAATGGAGGCGGCTCGCGGCCGTCGAGGGCGACCATTTTCTGGCTGATCTTGAAGCAGGATAA
- a CDS encoding GGDEF domain-containing protein: MRFHKSESAFFVFIVLVLAAGACLAYAYSVLGYTGESRDPAELAGNLNLLGQMIFGTGMLLATASIFGVFFIYPLIRKQVREEGKLRAMTESLSARSETLEHAALTDGLTGMQNRRYFDDALREYLGEFRRIGKPVGLLILDLDHFKTVNDTHGHDVGDEVLRVVAGCLREFTRYHDVVARLGGEEFAVVAPNMDTDMLIKLAERIRKAIAALTVNTGNIRLRVTTSVGIAIWDGKESAEQFYRRADRMLYEAKRLGRNRVCA; encoded by the coding sequence ATGCGCTTCCACAAATCGGAATCGGCGTTCTTCGTGTTCATCGTGCTGGTGCTCGCCGCCGGCGCATGCCTTGCATACGCCTATTCCGTGCTCGGCTATACCGGTGAATCGCGGGACCCGGCGGAACTGGCCGGCAATCTGAACCTGCTTGGCCAGATGATCTTCGGTACCGGCATGCTGCTCGCGACGGCGAGCATCTTCGGCGTGTTCTTCATCTATCCGCTGATCCGCAAGCAGGTGCGCGAAGAGGGCAAGCTGAGGGCGATGACCGAATCGCTCAGCGCCCGCTCCGAGACGCTGGAGCATGCGGCGCTGACGGACGGTCTGACGGGCATGCAGAACCGGCGCTATTTCGACGATGCGCTGCGCGAATATCTCGGCGAGTTCCGCCGCATCGGCAAGCCGGTGGGGCTGTTGATCCTCGACCTCGACCATTTCAAGACGGTCAACGACACGCACGGCCACGACGTCGGCGACGAGGTGCTGCGGGTCGTGGCCGGGTGCCTGCGCGAATTCACCCGCTATCACGACGTCGTCGCGCGGCTGGGCGGCGAGGAATTCGCCGTCGTTGCCCCCAACATGGACACCGACATGCTGATCAAGCTCGCCGAGCGCATCCGCAAGGCGATCGCGGCGCTGACAGTGAACACCGGCAACATCCGGCTCAGGGTGACGACAAGCGTCGGCATCGCGATCTGGGACGGCAAGGAGAGCGCCGAACAGTTCTACCGCCGGGCGGACCGCATGCTCTACGAGGCAAAGCGGCTGGGGCGGAACAGGGTCTGTGCGTGA